In the Necator americanus strain Aroian chromosome X, whole genome shotgun sequence genome, TAGTTTTTCCATTCTTAGCGACATGGAGATGGCTCTGGGAATCGAATTTTGGTGCAACGAGGATCGTTATCTCTCTCAAGCTAAGATAGCATAACAAGGTCTCGCGCCGATTTGAGCGCGTACGGAAATGCGCcgcgcttcatttcgttttgagtCTATTTCTATGTGGATAAAAGAATTACACTACGGCTTTCAAGACGATTTGAAACCCTGGCAGTGGTTTTCTCTTACCTAAGCTCTAAGTTTCCAATAAAGTCGGGAAGCTGTAACTTATCTCCAGCTTGAGAGACCCTGCTATGCTATGTTACCTTGAGAGAGAGCTTGAGAGATCCTCGTTGCACCACAATTCAATGTCGTTAAGAATCGAAAAACTATTGTGAAGGTGGTGAACCTTTGCATTGACTTAGATTATATTAGCCGTTTAATCAAACGTCGATATTAGTGAATGTTTGAATGTTATACTTGACAAGGCGAAATTTCAAGCATGTGATTCTCTTTAGTATACAGATAAGAGTGATGATAACTAGTATTCTATATCTTGCGAAATGTCGATGTGTGGCGTCCTTGAACACAACTCAGCCCAGCCATCTCGATATTCTGCGAGagtttgcacagaatcaatccattcgtcgctattccatattctgcgaaaccttgcGTCTCGCCTAAACTGTTATCCTCGCCGAGTGTCCCcgggtcctctttcaccacctcagtccagaacttccgttttcggccagatGGCCCTTTCCGGCTTGAATCCAACAAACttctcagaactcgttgaacaaggcgatctactggttgaacaaggcgatccgATCTGCGATTTCCTCAGtgtatgaccaaagaagcgaagataATTTTCTGAGCCACCTTCGATGGCGGTGAAAGATGTTGATATCcttcacgtgtcatccgccggtgtACCACATTACCTTCCGCGTGAAGATCTTCATTATGGCATATCCTAAGCCAAACATAGGAATGCAGCCGTCTCAGCAGCATTCGTTCCGTGCATTCCAGcatctccatcaccgtagatcgCCCAAGTCTCTGATCCGTAGTCTCCGAtccatgatggggcgaatcgCGCATAGGTAGACTCTCAGCTTAACTTCATTGGTGATGGGGCTCCACCACAGGCGTTTCGTTAAGGAGccaaaggcatcatcccagaGAGCGAGAaagagcgttccggggcgctattttctgctttcCCGGAATATAACAACCTAGTTGGCGTACTCGAAATCAGTCAAGGATACAATGATAAtgctaagacgatgtcggCATCACACTCAACgattgttcttcgcatgatgtcgtcGATAGCTAAGGCTGTTTGATTCCAGCTCCTAGTCTTTTCGAAGTCAAGTGAGACAAAAGTCATgtttttccggtttttttttttggacttttccATGTAAATTATGGGAGAACCAAACCGTcgggaaaggagaaattctgcACATAAGGGTTTTTCTAATTCCTCTATCCGAACATATGGGTCATTTTTTGAACGCTGTCCCGTTATTCTAGAGTGCGAAGGCTTgccaaaatcccaatttttgctcgCTCGCCGAAATGAGTTtgatcttgaataaaattcaactCGGAGTAACTTAGTGCAAAGCACATCATCTTCCAGTATGTTGTAGCCGACGATTTCCTCCATCAGATCCCACATCAAACTTTTCCCCAAGTTTTGTATGGGAAAAGATTAGGAGGTGGGAAAAAACAGCGAGTTGACTGCTTTTTAGGGAAAACCTCTGAAAAGCTACCTAAAATTATACTTCTGGTCCTATTACCATGAAGTTATTCGCAGTTTCctagacctaacaatgtgcacagaatctgagcttttttggtaattaaatGCCATTAATTCcatttttaaacaaatgaaaactacttagaattgaatttttcatattttaggtGAAGTTTCGAGTTCCCATCtcctttgcaaaaattttgctgAGTGGGGTATTGAACTTCTGTGGTCCCATTGTCACATCTTCAACActtgttcattttcaaaacaaaatgttgatgcttCCATGTTACTGTCCTACGGCTAGgactaaatataatattttgtaactTATTTAATCATTCAATAGTATctattgtaatattttataGTGTATACAATTATCTAATACTACGTAATATTTCCCTGGTTATCTTCCTGGTTAtctgttcacttttttttttcttggtatgGTTTACTACTGCCCACCGCACACTCccttaggctgcccgcagaccTCACATCCGCGCGGACGGCGCCGCCCGCATGGCTCTGCGCTTTATGGTTTGAcgtttggtggttattgagcgttCGCAACCGTGcactcaataaccaccaaacagTAGACCGCGTGGGCAGCGCCGCCCACTCGGCGGACAGCGTCACTACCCTCATCCCTTGCAACCCCCTCCCTTTACCACCCTCGTTggaaaaatcccatcacacgcttgaccctggacCGCACCGTTGCACGTTAGTACGCCAGAGCCAAGAGTAATCGAAATTGGCCGATACAAATATCACTACGCCAGGTTAGGACGCCGCAGCCACGAGTGATAGAGAAAAGCTGAGACGGATCTCACGGTCGCATTAGTGCACAGGCTTcacgtacgtcgctccttctgcacttggtctcttgcagagcaatcacgtgaaatttgatacgctctgcagctccgagaagggcatgcaggtcagcgtctgtggacaatGTTTTCgtgttgtaagtacacagtctgagacagtctccatgacgagtcgtgcgtgtgtcgccttaatccagaatcaaagacgtcctgagcaacctgagatttggtcgcctctcaccggtcgtcATAcagtccgacgtctgagacggtaGGGCCCAATGCGCTGGGCTCAGTGAATATGTTGGAACGGCAAAAAGACTTCCCCAGACTAAGCaaccatgccacggcgagcttagctttcaccacaggtcgtcgcccaactaTGGATCTGGGAGCTAcattgcgacattttgctaagacggtggtgaatcttagcagtggtttacttctagctaggcttccgattccgagaagtcggaatgtcggatgtgtcgaactccttctcagcttggaagACCCTGTCAGAGGACGAATCTCCGCTCTGCATCGCATTTCCACGCCGCTATGAGGCGGcaaatccctgtggaggtTTATTTCGAGTCTAGATTGATCGCGTTCTTTATataatgagcaaaaaaaagggaatagTCAGTAGTATAGAAATGCCTCGATTACTTAACAATTTGAACACAtgaagacaattttttttcaatcgcaATGCTTCGAATGATTGCCGTCTCCTGTTGCGCTGGAAAAAGCACGCTTATTTTACACCTAGCAAGTACAGCATTGCAAATTTTTTAATAGACTTAACGATCCTCTGGAACCTAGTCAATCCAAATCGATGTCaaatatagtaaggtcaaaacgacatgaagcacagtgcggtggagcgtagcggttaggatcgggtGAGGACCTCTGCTACCACAGTTCattgttgcagttcgcgatggtcccacctcgattccaactacTATCTACACCGCGCCGCTTATGCATCTGCACAGGGATTCGTGTCGTATTAACTCTTCTATATACGTCTTTTTTGTGCAGTAGTGTTCCCAATGTAGACTAGAAATCTGCATGGTCATCTCAAAATTCGGTTAAAATGTGTTGTAGAGCGCGTACACGCgataaactctttttttgtggattattAGGACTACCTATAATTTGTACTTCTCCAACGTGGATGTACGACTCTTGAAACTCTTTCGATTTAGTGAAGTCTCGTTGCGAAATGCGTGTCAGCTGTAGCATTCCAAGTCAAATTCTTGTgatatgcgtgtgtatgtttTGACCGTATATTTAAGGGTAGTAGAAGTAGTGTCGTTAACTTGTTCACATAGTTCAAAAATTGTTCCCCTAATTTCACTTCTACTTTCATTCTTTGTCTGTAATTTGAATAGGTTTTCTTTTGGTAATTGATTAACTCGTTTAAAAGTAAtgtaaagtaaaaagtaaagtaaaaagttTCATAGTAATACATATTCAAAAGGTGGGGAGGGGAAAAGAGAGGCTCGCACAAACTGGGTGGTATGGCCGAGAGATAGACTATTATCTCGTCGGAAGACTGCCTTCGACAACACATGGTGCATATCAGCTGTTGCTGCTGCATCTCGATAAGTCGATAAAATTTTGTGTGTCTACAATAGTTCGTTAGTTTTTACTGTATGTTTTCTTATCCTGCTGTTAATGTTATTCCAGTATTTGAATCATTGTGTCTGTGTATGTGCTTCCTTAGGTCTCGGAATTCCGTACACGAATTTCCACAGAAGTTCCTCCACGTCAGTATTACTTTGCGTTATGGATTCAGGTAGGTGTATTTATACATAAGGCGACGTATACAGGGTCagcgtgtagttgggaaaaaaaacccttctgATAAcgaacccccccccccctgtaGGAGAGCCTCCAGAAAACGCttccttccttctctttttagtATAGCCGCTTATATAGCAATTAAAAACTagttataataaacaaaattaaagaaacaaattggatgcttaataaataaatcaaataatataataaagcAAATATTAATAAGTAGTAGTATAAATGTAAACTGACGCaggtaaaattaaaatatattatataatgtaAACGCCACTGATAGCTCACTGTAAGGATTAGAAGTAAGTCAGTACATATGGGCACatataaattgaaaagatgGGGAAGCTCTCAACGTGTGTTCGACGGCGGAATTCGTCATTTGACAATGATAACAAACGGTCGAGAGTTCGACCCCCGCAGGCACCATTCTTCttgtaaaatggaaaaaaacagctggaagcGATGGAGAACGcgttttaaaatcattttcacactattactgtttacaaacaattttactcatcgacaaagAAAACGAACGGTTGAGAAATCGATCcgagccccccccccccccccaggaattttgtcatttttgcaaaatggaaaaacaactaataccgAGGCAAAACGCATTCTAAAAACACCTTCTCGAATTCAACTTTATAAACTACGAGTTGAATTATTggactttgtttgaagtcatacagattttgaTGCGTTGCCggaaatctgagatttcgcacaTTTCCTGTTGCGAGATTACGgttaaaaaattgtattttaatgaaatttcaaTAGATCAGCTTCAGCCGACCAGAGATACTGGATATTCACTCTTTGATTGCTTCTCTCATACTCaatatttccctttttcttggtgatatttttttttaaacaactcaCTTAAAAGCAAGGCTTCATTCAGAGCGCGCTATACTTTatactctttttcttgcctttttACTCATGACCCCTCGCAGTTATCCTAATCTTGATgtccttcatttatttagtattttcccAAATTAGTCCAAAAGACAAAAGGACCAAAAGATGTGAAATTGTATCGGCAaagtctttaaaaaatacttcaagccatctatttttctcacatttcgcATCTCTTAATATGAGCTTATTTGAtgccttcatcttttttcttcttgctctcttcattttttctcctctgctgACAAGCCTTACGATCCCCCTCCTCCGACACTACTCTTAGGATGCCTGTTGTGAAATTCTCAAtgcacgcttgaccctggacGTATGCTTTGTTTTGTATAGTGAAATACTAGAACCAGTCGTTCGTTCATAGTTTTGTTTAGAATTTTCATTCAGATTTCGATCATATCGTGTCTTCTTGTGTTATCTGGGCTTTTTTCTGGACTTAATCTAGGCTTAATGTCTCTTACTCCACAAGAGCTTATGCTTATTCAAAAGTCAGGTACTGTTTTTTTACTTGGATATCAACAATTCTGCAGCTTACCATTAATAATGAACTGATAGAGCTACACAGTTTTTTGTCATTCATTGTCGCGGGAATGTGCGCAAGATGAGAGGGCAGGTGCAAATGGAAGCTACTTATTTCAAAAGACGAGACGAATTCCAGCGTTATTTGAGGTACCAAAAAGGAGTAGTTAGAAGTAGAAGAAACTAGACATGGTCCACTGAGCCAGGACGGAATTACATATCGTCTGTCTCCCGACTGAGGTTCGACACGAACCTCTACTTTTGTGGACGGTTGGGAACGAAATGCGGTTTGCAGTCCCAAAGTAGTtggtacaattttttttcgtcgaacATTTTCACATGTTTCGCAACTTCACCTCACATGGAGTGTTAGGAGCATGCATGGGCacagtttcctttttctaacatttgCGGTCAATTGTGACCTAAGCTCACTTCAGAACCCTCCAAAAAAATTTAGGATTTAGTTTTTCCAGTTCCTACATATTCGATTATTTCTTTAATGAGGTGATAACTCATTGACAAATTTAAGTTCTCTCTAAACTAGTTTTTGATGGAAATGGATTCatacaacagaaaaagaataaattccGTTCGTAAGCAACGGAATTCTAATTGGACACTAGAAGCGCCGTTCAACTTCCTTAACTCCTTGTCTAATGATTAGTAAGGTATTTGATGAATACAGCCAAAAAAAGCTTAAATGTTCGATAAAAGGCGCGAAAATTGGTGGGATCAGGTCACtttcaagctttttttcgttaataaACTAGTGTTACATGCCGTCGTGGGCCGTGGGGCAGCTACTGTAAAACCggtaattcttcgacagaagagaaaatgacGAAGACTCGGGTTGTTTCTTCATAACTGGCCTCAATCTGGTCTCTGTCACTAAATCTAATAATACTAGTACTAATAACTAATACATCTGGGCAACAAAGATGAGATCTATCGATAGAATGTGACAGGAATTCTTAAAATCTACTGATAAAACTGTTCTTGTGATAAGTTACCTGCCGCTATATATTAGCAAGGCTTAGTCTCAGACAGTTGATGCCTGGATGATATATAATCCTCAACGTGAATTGATTGTTTGTAATGTAAAATGATAGTCACGTATTCGTAATGTACGTgctaaaggataaaaggacaaGGTTTCTAGTGgtaatcgatccgcttgggatgtgccaccacgttcactttaattcagaatcgtttgaggttaacgaacgtgtaaatggcctacacagtgacttgcaggggctagccgatgtttcaaataagtgtttttatcctcccagacaaatctggtaccagtttatcgaccccggaggaatgaatgGCTTGCGCTtgcgcggattcgaacctccgatcgatcgtgagGGCAGCGCaatctctaaccgactgcgatACACCCGCCCATAACATGTTCGTAATAACATGTACATGTTATTACGAACATTTATTACATCTCACACCTTTAGTTCCGGAACTTATCCGAATCGCAATGTTTGAACTTTATAAACGACTGTCATCAATGGCTAAATACGTTCTTTTTGTGAATTCTGGAACGGATTTGTTGTGCAACGCATTCGTTTCTGGTTTTTCTAGCTCTAGTTATTGGAGTTAGAAAGTTTTTGGAAGTCTGTGAACTGTTAACGAATGTCTTCTGACTATACAATGCTTTACAGATTGGGACCAGTCCTGAGAATTACTTGGATTTTTCGCAGTATTTCCCAGTTGTAGCCAGTTTCGATCGTATAAAGATGGGAACTTAACTTAGTTCTATAAAGAGCCTACTTTTGCGAttagttgaaaattttttcaattaccAAATAGGATGGTCCTATGCATCTTTCTCTTTGGTAATGTATTGAATGATGTTAATTCCGAAGATTTCTTCACCATTCAAATTTCCATCACAGGTTCAGTTAACCTCTGTGGAACGCCATTATCAACTAAGCACTGTTGTGTAGATAAGGGATGGAGAATCGGTAACTTCAAGTGCGGACGAacaatttttgaggaatttaaaggaaaaaagaaccagATACACGTAATACTCTTCTGAGTTAAGAAAATGAATATATGTTTCATTTCACTAAACACATTTTGAAGAATGGCGAAATGTAAAACATCTTATTGTTGAAAGTTACGTAAGTACTGCTTGTAACCcaccaaaaattttaatttcacatTGATTTGATTCGGAAGTCAGaggaatttttgtttggaacCTTCAAACTGGATATGTTTGAAACCTACAAACCGTTTGTGTTTTTGGAATacaaggatgaaaaaaactttatctCTTGGCGTTACATTGGCCGTTTTCAGCCGACACAAAGATCCATGTTGGCAGGTTCATTTTTATGcacataaaagaaaattgagagataaagcaaaaaaaaaaacagcaaaatcgtttttgcttgaaattttcgaaatagcGATGTTATTGATCAGTGCGCACAAGTCTCCCGCGTGTTTTCGTCTCGTTCCATGCACCAGGAATAGAGGATCGGTGTATTCTGGGCGATTCGATATCCCGTGCAGCTTTTTGACGTGGGCAGTGggtgtacttttttttgcgcatgGAAATCCGCGTCGAACAGGTGGACCTATACTCCGTCCCTCTCTCCCACTGCGGTTTCATTGTCCAAGGTTGAGGCAGCTCCTTCATGACGCATAAAACGAGTGTGTCCATTCTGACCTATGTAATCTTTAACGCTCATCTTTTTCTTGGGCGCTGAGAGCAAGTACCATTCAGCCTTTATTCTCTTGAATAATTCCGGTTACAACTCATGGATGCTGGAGGCGTGAAAGGCTTTTGCGCAATCGACGGTGTCAAACCATCGATCTGGGTTCAAAAATGGCCTCGAACAATGTATCATCATCAAACCTAGCACAACCTGGGGGTGGATAGATAAGTACAAACGTGAGAGCATgagatgtgaaaaaagagggaagTTCATAACACAACATATTAGCAGCCATTTGATGCTTGAGTGGAATGAGAACCGCGTGAAATTTGTCACTATCGATCGTGTAAAAGCAATGGGGATCTGTTTCCACCTCCTTACGCAGCATTCGTTCATCTACCCGCGtgtagaataaaatagaatcaCTGCAGTCGGGTTCTGTACGAGAAACCTATCCCGTCtaattttctcatcttttgcaAAGTTTACATTTCAACAAGTCACGGAGGACTTCAGGGTTACACTCAAAATTGTTTGACTGTTTCCTGAGTGCAGTGTCCATGCGAAACCGTCAAATCAGGTGATTCCGGTAGACTCTTAGAGAAGAGTTCCTCCATGTTCGGTAGCAATTCGTACGACAAATAGGCTTTCATACAGTTTGCAATTTGAAAATTGATTTGAGCGGGGCCTGACAATTTGAATGGAGAACTCGGATGATGCCTTCTTTTCACATATTCTATTTTGTTAGATAATTTCAAATTATGCTTTTCTCTGGTTCCTCATCTTTCGGAATCGTTATCTGTATTATGTGACGTCTGATCTTGGTGTTGTGACTAGTTCGACTTTTGTTTGCAATGAGAATTGAGTATGCACTTCTTAGAGGAGAATTTTTCCATGTTCGGATGAGTATTCCGCAAGGTTCAAGCGACCTTCTAACAAGTCATTTTAATCATTAATTCTGTCAACTACGAAGGTGAAAATATGGGGCCATTGCGATGATAACGGTTGGCAGAAAGTCACCAACGCGTGTGTTGTAGGGGAAACTCGTGCAACTAGGCCAAATAGGGCGGGGTTctagtgattttttgaagtattcCGTGCAGTTTTTCGAAATGAATGTCTTGGAGTGGGGAAAAAATAAGGCGAAATTTCGAGAGCGAAAATGAGATAGGACtctgacttaaaggcagcataccacgaatctgcggtggtacggatttcaggtggggtattcgtttacgggagattatgaagaggggtgattccgtccatttcttcctaattgccgtaaacaaacggcccggaatatgcggcgcgtgcacaaggctggcacgctccaatcgaacttcttgtagaaaatagcgcgtcggaacgcccgaagccgtatcttccaggccgttttttacggcaattaggaagaaatggataggatcacccttctctccataatctacgaacccgtatagtaatactccacctgaaatccctaccacctcagattcgtggggtgatgcctttaatcttgaAGTTTCCTGCACACCAGTGCACTACGAAATAATTGGAGAAGTGaaagtaaaattttggaaagcaGGAATTGTAAGCCAGCTAAACCTGTAATCTAAACTTTTAGGATCTAAAGCTGAGCGTAAATACGCAGAAGTTATATTACCTGTCCGCTCAAGAGGAAACCTTCTCCTTTGCTCTCTTCTTATTGGTATGTTCTTATCACTCTCTGAATCGCTTATAAAATTCCTTTATTCTTCCAGGCAACGTTTGCGTTAATTCTGGTATCTCTATTCTTTTGGATAATCTCACTTCTGGATATGTGGCTCTAATAGCCTCTTCGGCTGGAATTGTTGTGTTTGGCGAGATTTTCCCTCAAAGTCTTTGCGTCAAGTATGTTTGTGTTCGCAACAGTTGGACGAATACTCTAGTGAACTTTACATAAAACCTTCTTCGTTTGCCTATTTATGTACGATAGACTTAGACTGCAATTttcaccgatttttttttattcccacTG is a window encoding:
- a CDS encoding hypothetical protein (NECATOR_CHRX.G23556.T1); translation: MRCRAEIRPLTGSSKLRRSSTHPTFRLLGIGSLARSKPLLRFTTVLAKCRNVAPRSIVGRRPVVKAKLAVAWLLSLGKSFCRSNIFTEPSALGPTVSDVGLYDDRLCTYNTKTLSTDADLHALLGAAERIKFHVIALQETKCRRSDVREACALMRP